One Dysosmobacter welbionis DNA segment encodes these proteins:
- a CDS encoding DEAD/DEAH box helicase, translating into MEFTEGVRFDSLHLSPEIIRAIEKRNIEVSTPVQAGCIPPMMDWQDVIAKAPTGTGKTFAYGIPIVEHVDPEDESVQAVILAPTRELAIQITDEIRDLAAFKPGVRTVCLYGGAPIGRQIDTLKKHPQIVVATPGRLSDHMKRRTVRVDTAQTVVLDEADRMLDMGFIHDVTRLLDKMNKRKNLGLFSATISREVMDIAWVYQRDAAEITVREDEQNKPDIKQFRMDVPHDGKADAIEKILNETGFDRCMAFCNTKGSTERITKFLQMRGIDAECIHGDIPQRKREQVMEKFRRGELRVFVSTDVAARGIDVDDVDIVFNCDVPDENQDYVHRIGRTGRARRQGVAVTFISDYPAKMRIDDIAQKTRNEIVPVKFDEDGRLTTA; encoded by the coding sequence ATGGAATTTACGGAAGGCGTCCGGTTCGACAGCCTGCACCTGTCGCCGGAGATCATACGCGCCATTGAAAAACGCAACATTGAGGTGTCCACCCCGGTCCAGGCAGGCTGCATCCCGCCTATGATGGACTGGCAGGATGTGATCGCCAAGGCCCCCACCGGCACCGGCAAGACCTTTGCCTACGGCATCCCCATCGTGGAGCATGTGGACCCGGAGGACGAGAGCGTCCAGGCGGTAATCCTGGCCCCCACCCGGGAGCTGGCCATCCAGATCACCGACGAGATTCGGGACCTGGCAGCCTTCAAGCCCGGCGTGCGGACGGTGTGCCTCTATGGCGGCGCCCCTATCGGCCGGCAGATCGACACGCTGAAGAAGCACCCCCAGATCGTGGTGGCCACGCCGGGACGGCTTTCCGACCACATGAAGCGCCGCACCGTCCGGGTGGACACGGCGCAGACCGTGGTGCTGGACGAGGCGGACCGGATGCTGGACATGGGCTTCATCCATGACGTGACCCGCCTGCTGGACAAGATGAACAAGCGGAAGAACCTGGGACTCTTCTCCGCCACTATCTCCCGGGAGGTCATGGACATCGCCTGGGTGTACCAGCGGGACGCGGCGGAGATTACCGTCCGGGAGGATGAGCAGAACAAGCCGGACATCAAGCAGTTCCGCATGGACGTGCCCCACGACGGTAAGGCAGACGCCATTGAAAAGATTCTGAACGAGACGGGTTTCGACCGGTGCATGGCCTTCTGCAACACCAAGGGCTCCACAGAGCGGATCACCAAGTTCCTGCAGATGCGGGGCATCGACGCGGAGTGCATCCACGGCGATATTCCCCAGCGGAAGCGGGAGCAGGTGATGGAGAAGTTCCGCCGGGGCGAGCTGCGGGTGTTCGTCTCCACCGACGTGGCGGCCCGTGGCATCGACGTGGATGATGTGGACATCGTGTTCAACTGCGATGTGCCGGACGAAAACCAGGACTACGTCCACCGGATCGGCCGGACCGGCCGGGCCAGGCGGCAGGGCGTGGCAGTGACTTTCATCTCCGACTATCCTGCCAAGATGCGGATCGACGACATCGCCCAGAAGACCCGGAACGAGATCGTTCCGGTGAAGTTCGACGAGGACGGCCGCCTGACCACAGCGTGA
- a CDS encoding SdpI family protein, protein MSNRKKREALPRDLEIRGAEIFGKHLSPEKQRALLIVTLTACALPMILGVRMWDRIPEIVETGLIGPGGQDDSLPRWAVALLLPGLMCLLEAVAQFMLLQYQKRMKIPPAFNRLMGRWGFPTISLLFCSGAILETSGQGLSLNFYTPCILGLVLMLLGSHMFDCTEDAKLALRFSFTVNNPPLWKEVHRFAGWLWMLAGLVVAAGAMVTSETTFFSALLALVVLVVPMIYGRSRAGQANG, encoded by the coding sequence ATGAGCAACCGAAAAAAGAGAGAGGCCCTGCCCCGCGACCTGGAAATCCGGGGGGCTGAGATATTTGGAAAGCACCTGTCGCCGGAAAAGCAGCGGGCGCTGCTGATCGTGACGCTGACGGCCTGCGCCCTGCCAATGATCCTGGGCGTGCGGATGTGGGACCGGATCCCGGAGATTGTGGAGACCGGCCTGATCGGCCCCGGCGGCCAGGATGACTCCCTGCCCCGGTGGGCGGTGGCGCTCCTCCTGCCCGGTTTGATGTGCCTGCTGGAGGCTGTCGCGCAGTTCATGCTGCTGCAGTATCAAAAGCGGATGAAGATCCCACCGGCGTTTAACCGGCTCATGGGGCGCTGGGGCTTTCCAACCATTTCCCTGCTGTTCTGCAGCGGCGCCATTTTGGAGACTTCCGGCCAGGGGCTAAGTCTGAACTTCTACACGCCCTGCATTCTGGGTCTGGTGCTGATGCTGCTGGGCTCCCACATGTTCGACTGCACGGAGGATGCCAAGCTGGCCCTGCGGTTCTCCTTTACGGTAAACAATCCGCCGTTGTGGAAAGAGGTCCACCGGTTTGCCGGCTGGCTTTGGATGCTGGCGGGCCTGGTGGTGGCCGCCGGCGCTATGGTGACCAGCGAGACCACGTTCTTCTCAGCCCTGCTGGCACTGGTAGTCCTGGTAGTGCCCATGATCTACGGGCGCAGCCGCGCCGGCCAGGCCAACGGATAA
- a CDS encoding helix-turn-helix domain-containing protein: MDYVRILRDLREDADKTQTQIAEVLGTSQTMYARYERGANELPIHHLITLSKYYGVSTDYLLGLSKER; encoded by the coding sequence ATGGATTATGTACGCATTTTGCGGGACCTGCGGGAAGATGCTGACAAGACCCAGACCCAGATCGCTGAGGTGCTCGGAACATCCCAGACGATGTACGCCCGCTATGAGCGCGGGGCCAACGAGCTTCCGATCCATCATCTGATCACGTTGAGCAAATACTACGGGGTCAGTACGGACTACCTGCTGGGTCTCAGCAAGGAACGCTGA
- a CDS encoding RNA polymerase sigma factor, producing the protein MRLTDAAFEGAVERYGDTVFRLAYSYLKNRADAEDVMQETLLKLYLERKPFRSPEHERYWVVRVAVNESKKLLRSPWRRRTGPLEEAGEPVFDTPQQSELYQHVMGLPPKYRAAVYLYYYEDCSVQEIAAAMGANPSTVQTWLMRARGKLKLILQEAES; encoded by the coding sequence ATGAGATTGACAGACGCGGCATTCGAGGGGGCGGTGGAGCGCTATGGCGACACCGTGTTCCGGCTGGCATACAGCTATTTGAAAAACCGCGCCGACGCGGAGGACGTGATGCAGGAGACGCTGCTGAAGCTCTATCTGGAGCGAAAGCCCTTCCGGTCGCCGGAGCATGAGCGGTACTGGGTCGTCCGGGTGGCGGTGAACGAGAGCAAGAAGCTGCTCCGCTCTCCGTGGCGCAGGCGGACCGGGCCTCTGGAGGAGGCCGGGGAGCCGGTGTTCGACACGCCGCAGCAGAGTGAGCTCTACCAGCACGTGATGGGCCTGCCGCCCAAATACCGGGCCGCGGTGTATCTCTACTACTACGAAGACTGCTCCGTACAGGAGATCGCGGCGGCCATGGGGGCCAATCCGTCCACCGTGCAGACCTGGCTCATGCGGGCCAGGGGGAAGCTGAAACTGATCTTACAGGAGGCAGAGTCATGA